A genomic region of Polyangiaceae bacterium contains the following coding sequences:
- a CDS encoding AAA family ATPase has product MAALRIPIGTADFRELREGNFEFVDKSHLITELIDRDNYTVVLLPRPRRFGKTINLTMLKWFFEKRDENLWHLFEDLHVARAGDAYRAHFQQYPVIHISFKGTRAQTFDGCYGKILDVIQEMCKAHERALEGKLDASDASKFRALVDGSADQVLCELSLQKLTRWLHEAHGKRPIVLIDEYDAAIHAGYTYGYYDKVIGFFRSFLEAGLKDNTHLGRAVMTGILRVAKESIFSGLNNPGVFTLLESEFNTCFGFTEPELQGLLQKGGMEEYSELLRAYYNGYDFGGVAIYNPWSILEFLSRQDKRLLPYWLNTSENALIKHLLQHHAFAVEKEIRELLEGGAIDKQLDNSVVFSALETNKDALWSLLVFSGYLKASFMKPAYALEAPRHLLSIPNREVAEVYRSTFQMWLDKGLQAAGGNIDALTSALLKGDIEDFQDELHKLVAFLPSYHDVRGAKPEQFYHGLMIGLLAALEPDYEVRSNRESGEGRPDVLIKPRRPGKPGVVLELKAAKKRERTLKQALAEGLRQLRDNDYAAELRAAGVEKIHRLAIAFDGKKVLVESADKPVKKRAATLRKVGETIRKVVTKTRSSASKKSKR; this is encoded by the coding sequence ATGGCCGCCCTACGTATTCCCATCGGTACCGCCGACTTTCGCGAGCTTCGCGAAGGCAACTTCGAATTCGTCGACAAGTCGCACCTCATCACCGAACTCATCGACCGAGACAACTACACGGTCGTCCTGCTTCCACGTCCGCGCAGGTTTGGCAAGACGATCAATCTCACGATGCTCAAGTGGTTTTTCGAAAAGCGTGACGAAAACTTGTGGCACCTTTTCGAAGACCTGCACGTCGCGCGCGCGGGCGACGCGTATCGGGCGCATTTTCAGCAATATCCGGTCATTCACATCAGCTTCAAAGGTACGCGTGCGCAGACATTCGACGGATGTTATGGCAAGATTCTGGATGTCATCCAGGAGATGTGCAAAGCGCACGAACGGGCTCTCGAAGGAAAGCTGGATGCCTCGGATGCCTCCAAATTCCGCGCGCTCGTGGATGGCAGCGCCGATCAAGTGCTCTGTGAATTGTCATTGCAAAAACTCACGCGATGGTTGCACGAAGCCCACGGCAAACGCCCCATCGTGCTCATCGATGAATACGACGCAGCCATTCATGCGGGGTACACCTATGGCTATTACGACAAGGTCATCGGTTTTTTTCGGTCATTTCTGGAAGCCGGCCTGAAAGACAACACGCACCTCGGTCGAGCTGTCATGACGGGCATTTTGCGCGTCGCAAAAGAAAGTATCTTTTCGGGCCTCAACAACCCCGGCGTCTTCACGCTCCTCGAATCCGAATTCAATACGTGCTTCGGGTTCACGGAGCCCGAGCTTCAGGGGCTGCTTCAAAAGGGTGGCATGGAAGAGTATTCGGAGCTGCTTCGCGCGTATTACAATGGATACGACTTTGGTGGCGTGGCGATTTACAACCCATGGTCGATTTTGGAATTCTTGTCGCGCCAAGACAAGCGACTGCTGCCGTATTGGCTCAATACCAGTGAGAATGCGCTCATCAAACACCTGCTTCAACATCACGCGTTTGCGGTAGAAAAGGAAATTCGCGAATTGCTCGAAGGAGGCGCCATCGACAAGCAGCTCGATAACAGCGTCGTTTTCTCCGCGCTCGAAACGAACAAGGACGCACTGTGGAGCCTGCTCGTATTCAGCGGCTACTTGAAAGCGTCCTTCATGAAGCCCGCCTATGCGCTCGAGGCTCCGCGGCATTTGCTGTCCATTCCGAACCGCGAAGTTGCCGAGGTGTATCGAAGCACGTTTCAAATGTGGCTCGACAAGGGCCTGCAAGCCGCGGGGGGAAATATCGACGCCTTGACGAGCGCGCTCTTGAAAGGTGACATTGAAGATTTTCAAGACGAATTGCACAAATTGGTCGCTTTCTTGCCTTCCTACCACGACGTTCGGGGAGCCAAGCCCGAACAATTTTATCACGGGCTCATGATCGGTCTGCTCGCGGCGCTCGAACCGGACTACGAAGTCCGTTCCAATCGTGAATCCGGCGAAGGACGGCCGGACGTTTTGATCAAACCGCGACGGCCAGGCAAGCCCGGTGTGGTGCTCGAATTGAAGGCGGCCAAAAAACGCGAACGGACGCTGAAACAAGCGCTCGCCGAAGGGCTTCGGCAACTGCGCGACAACGATTACGCGGCCGAGCTGCGCGCAGCAGGCGTGGAAAAGATCCACCGACTGGCCATTGCTTTCGATGGGAAAAAGGTGCTCGTGGAGTCCGCCGACAAACCCGTGAAGAAACGAGCCGCCACGCTGCGGAAGGTGGGCGAAACCATTCGCAAGGTGGTCACGAAGACCCGTTCATCAGCCTCGAAGAAGTCGAAACGGTAA